From Bacteroidota bacterium, the proteins below share one genomic window:
- a CDS encoding OmpA family protein, with product MRSLFRLVWSMAMSCMLTSNVYGQSDLTLYHFSAIGQSNEINPAEFPRQKVFISLPVLNIHTLFMHNGFTWRDLHSVRNGSAYWDFDQVVGGIRKNQLLSFDHRLDWLRFGFRVNKNFFSASVSEVIHADFAYPREFVNLLYYGNAAYIGETVSLKKMGLQASHYREYALGYSREITDRWNAGIRLKYLYGMENIRTEPADLSIYTDATDYSLVLNTDYVVNTSLLANDDPGYDRFDTTGSERRRLLRDYFWRQQNHGFGFNAGVQFRMDDQWRFNLSVVDIGFITWSSNVRNYKATRGTYSFSGIDLDRFINDSDATFQEVLDSLGQSFEPVESRNAYTSPLAGRVMLSAVYQLNPGTQFSALVQGRRLYHRTLPSATLGIQRQMTRNLWLTGTYSMHNNRFDNIGAGIAVNGGAFQFYALCDNLIGTIDPLGHHFTQLQAGFNLIWGRPGKDKDTDRDGIADKADRCPELAGLRAFSGCPDQDLDSVPDIDDRCPTLAGSARLKGCPDSDHDGIVDVDDACPEAYGLYRLKGCPDSDNDGIRDQDDTCPDLAGVAFYKGCPDTDGDSIPDPDDRCPKIPGPLANRGCPVEEAPPKPKSPVKVTLAKEEQEILNTVFSNLEFETGKAVIRVSSFRALDELVELLRKRPNYKLTIDGHTDATGPVALNDKLSKDRAESVKQYLTVKGIDPLRITATGYGSRKPIASNKTVEGRQQNRRVEFTVFE from the coding sequence ATGAGATCCTTGTTTCGATTGGTTTGGAGTATGGCCATGTCGTGCATGCTGACGTCGAACGTCTATGGGCAAAGCGACCTTACCCTGTACCACTTTTCCGCGATCGGGCAATCGAACGAAATCAATCCGGCCGAATTTCCCAGACAAAAGGTTTTTATTTCGTTACCCGTACTGAACATCCACACGCTGTTCATGCATAACGGGTTCACGTGGCGGGACCTTCACAGTGTTCGGAACGGTTCGGCCTATTGGGATTTCGATCAGGTAGTTGGAGGGATTCGAAAAAATCAACTCCTTTCCTTTGACCATCGGCTCGATTGGCTACGATTCGGATTCCGCGTCAACAAGAACTTCTTCAGCGCCAGTGTGAGCGAAGTCATTCATGCGGACTTTGCCTACCCACGGGAGTTCGTCAATCTGCTGTATTACGGCAATGCCGCTTACATTGGAGAAACCGTGAGTCTTAAGAAAATGGGCCTCCAGGCCAGTCACTATCGGGAATATGCCCTCGGCTACTCACGGGAAATTACCGATCGCTGGAACGCCGGAATCCGTTTGAAATACCTGTATGGGATGGAAAACATCCGGACAGAACCGGCCGACTTGTCCATTTATACTGACGCGACCGACTATTCCCTCGTCCTGAATACGGATTATGTGGTCAACACTTCGTTGCTGGCAAACGACGATCCCGGCTATGACCGGTTTGATACCACCGGTTCCGAGCGGCGTCGTCTCCTTCGGGATTATTTCTGGCGACAACAAAATCATGGTTTCGGATTCAACGCGGGCGTACAATTCAGAATGGACGATCAATGGCGATTCAACTTGTCGGTGGTTGACATAGGTTTTATCACTTGGAGTTCCAATGTCAGGAACTACAAGGCAACCCGTGGCACCTATTCCTTCTCCGGAATCGACCTGGATCGATTCATCAACGATAGCGATGCCACTTTTCAGGAGGTACTCGATTCGCTCGGGCAATCGTTCGAACCAGTAGAATCACGTAATGCCTATACATCACCCCTGGCCGGTCGGGTCATGCTATCCGCGGTCTATCAGCTGAATCCCGGTACACAGTTCAGCGCTTTGGTCCAAGGCAGACGGTTGTACCATCGGACACTTCCGTCCGCTACGCTTGGCATCCAACGGCAAATGACAAGGAATCTGTGGCTGACCGGCACGTATTCCATGCACAACAACCGATTCGACAATATCGGTGCCGGAATCGCGGTGAACGGAGGCGCCTTTCAATTCTATGCCCTCTGCGATAATCTGATCGGCACGATCGACCCGCTGGGGCATCATTTCACTCAGCTACAAGCAGGATTCAATCTGATCTGGGGCCGTCCCGGGAAAGACAAGGACACGGACCGCGACGGCATTGCCGATAAAGCCGACCGCTGCCCTGAACTGGCAGGGCTTCGCGCGTTCTCCGGATGTCCGGATCAGGACCTCGACAGCGTTCCCGACATTGATGACCGATGCCCTACGCTGGCCGGATCAGCCCGATTGAAAGGCTGTCCGGATTCCGACCATGACGGCATTGTGGACGTCGATGATGCCTGTCCGGAAGCCTATGGGCTCTATCGTTTGAAAGGATGTCCCGATTCGGACAATGACGGTATCCGTGACCAGGACGACACTTGTCCCGATCTGGCAGGCGTTGCGTTTTACAAAGGTTGTCCGGATACCGACGGGGATAGCATTCCCGATCCGGACGATCGGTGTCCGAAAATTCCCGGACCACTGGCAAACAGAGGATGCCCCGTCGAAGAAGCTCCACCAAAGCCCAAGAGTCCGGTGAAAGTGACGTTGGCCAAAGAAGAACAGGAAATCCTCAATACGGTTTTTTCGAATCTCGAATTTGAAACCGGCAAAGCGGTCATACGCGTGAGCAGTTTCCGCGCCCTGGATGAGTTGGTCGAACTGTTGCGCAAGCGACCGAATTACAAACTTACGATCGACGGTCACACCGATGCTACCGGGCCTGTGGCGCTGAATGACAAATTATCCAAGGATCGAGCCGAGTCGGTGAAACAATATCTGACCGTGAAGGGCATAGACCCTTTGCGCATTACCGCGACCGGC
- a CDS encoding ribonuclease HII, translating into MAKLKIRYQEDLLEAGVDEAGRGCLAGPVFAAAVILPPTYRHPLLNDSKQVSEKDRYLLRDHIQEHALAWSVAEIGQAVIDDINILQATYRAMHRAIDGLTKRPELLLIDGNRFLSYPGVPHQCIIDGDALYRSIAAASILAKTYRDDLMHRLHGEFPMYGWDRNKGYGTREHRNAIRIFGNSPYHRKSFRLLPEQGELPFQQEGV; encoded by the coding sequence ATGGCTAAGTTGAAGATCCGCTACCAGGAAGACTTGCTGGAAGCCGGCGTCGACGAAGCCGGTCGTGGCTGCCTGGCCGGTCCCGTTTTCGCCGCGGCCGTCATACTGCCGCCCACCTATCGTCACCCCTTACTGAACGACTCCAAACAAGTTTCGGAGAAGGACCGGTACCTGTTGCGGGACCATATCCAGGAGCACGCACTGGCATGGTCGGTAGCGGAGATCGGGCAGGCGGTAATCGACGATATCAACATTTTGCAAGCCACCTACCGGGCCATGCACCGGGCAATTGACGGACTTACGAAACGTCCGGAACTCCTGCTAATTGATGGCAACCGTTTTCTGTCATATCCCGGCGTACCCCACCAATGCATTATCGACGGCGACGCGTTGTACCGCTCCATAGCAGCGGCTTCGATTCTCGCGAAAACCTACCGGGACGACCTCATGCACCGGCTGCACGGCGAGTTTCCGATGTATGGCTGGGACCGCAACAAAGGATACGGGACCCGGGAACACCGTAATGCGATCCGGATCTTTGGCAACTCACCGTATCATCGCAAGAGCTTCCGCCTACTGCCGGAACAGGGCGAGCTTCCGTTTCAACAGGAAGGTGTCTAA
- a CDS encoding glycosyltransferase family 4 protein produces the protein MRIAVNARMLQKGKLEGIGYFCLETFRRITRDHPEHEFLFIFDRPFDPEFVFAPNVTPIVAGPAARHPILWYLWYEWSLPRVFRKWKPDLFVSSDGYLSLRSQVPTLSVIHDINFEHYPGDLPFFNRAYYRHFFPRYAKAAARIATVSSFSRDDISRQYGVPTDKIDVVYNGVNDGFVPLPDAENRKTREQLTGGKPYFLFIGSIHQRKNIVNLLNAYEQFRTSGGPDVCLVFAGTKRWWTPEMETSLQSMRYRQDVRFTGRVAEADLFRITAAAEALTYVSTFEGFGIPLLEAMRCGVPVLTANVTSMPEVAGDAALLVDPFSVEDISKGMQRLSVDAQLRQELSQRGLIRSRDFSWDFTARDLWNSIGRTLSALENDAKRHG, from the coding sequence ATGAGAATCGCGGTCAACGCCCGGATGTTGCAAAAGGGGAAACTGGAAGGCATCGGGTATTTCTGCCTGGAAACCTTCCGGCGCATCACACGCGACCATCCCGAACATGAGTTCCTGTTCATCTTTGATCGTCCTTTCGATCCGGAGTTCGTCTTTGCACCCAACGTAACCCCGATCGTTGCAGGTCCTGCGGCCCGCCATCCTATCCTCTGGTATCTGTGGTATGAATGGTCCCTGCCCCGGGTTTTTAGAAAGTGGAAGCCGGATCTGTTCGTCTCCTCCGACGGCTACCTGTCACTTCGCAGCCAGGTTCCGACTCTTTCGGTAATTCATGATATCAACTTCGAACACTACCCCGGCGATTTGCCCTTTTTCAATCGGGCCTACTATCGACATTTCTTCCCCCGCTACGCCAAAGCAGCCGCCCGCATCGCCACGGTATCCTCCTTCTCGCGCGATGATATCAGTCGGCAATACGGTGTACCCACGGATAAGATCGACGTGGTGTACAATGGGGTAAATGACGGTTTTGTACCCTTACCGGATGCGGAAAACCGGAAAACACGGGAACAGCTGACCGGTGGGAAACCGTATTTCCTGTTCATCGGTTCCATTCATCAACGCAAGAATATCGTCAACCTGCTCAACGCCTACGAACAGTTCCGCACAAGTGGCGGACCGGATGTCTGTTTGGTATTCGCCGGCACGAAACGGTGGTGGACACCGGAAATGGAAACAAGCCTGCAAAGCATGCGGTACCGGCAGGATGTTCGCTTCACCGGTCGTGTAGCGGAGGCTGATCTCTTCCGGATCACCGCGGCGGCTGAGGCTTTGACGTATGTATCCACCTTCGAAGGATTCGGCATTCCGCTGCTTGAAGCGATGCGTTGCGGAGTACCCGTGCTCACCGCGAATGTGACTTCGATGCCCGAAGTCGCCGGCGACGCGGCCTTGCTGGTCGACCCGTTCTCCGTGGAGGATATCTCCAAAGGCATGCAACGCTTGAGTGTCGATGCTCAGCTCCGGCAAGAACTCTCGCAACGCGGATTGATTCGCAGTCGCGACTTCTCCTGGGATTTTACCGCAAGGGATCTTTGGAACAGCATCGGACGCACCCTGTCCGCTCTGGAAAACGATGCGAAGCGCCATGGCTAA
- a CDS encoding UDP-3-O-(3-hydroxymyristoyl)glucosamine N-acyltransferase, with translation MKFPQPIALKALAELTGTRVIGDGSRQVSGINEIHKVEAGDITFVDHPKYYDKALQSAATFVIINKEVDAPEGKALLFAEDPFSAYIRIVRHFRTFEPSTAAISPTAVIGTGTVIQPGAFIGHHVRIGNNCVIHANVSIYDHTEIGDEVIIHSNTVIGADAFYFKRRPEGYDKMYSCGRVIIHDRVEIGANCTIDKGVSGDTVIGAGTKMDNMVHVGHDTVIGRNCLFAAQVGIAGVVTIEDDVILWGQVGVQKDLTIGKGAVVLGKSGVPKSLEGGKTYFGSPTQEARDKMRELALIKQLPELLERLKNR, from the coding sequence ATGAAGTTTCCTCAACCCATCGCCCTGAAAGCACTGGCTGAACTGACGGGAACCCGGGTCATCGGCGACGGGTCCCGGCAGGTGTCGGGCATCAACGAGATCCACAAAGTGGAGGCTGGCGACATCACCTTTGTCGATCATCCCAAGTATTACGATAAGGCGCTGCAGTCGGCTGCTACTTTTGTCATCATCAACAAGGAAGTTGATGCGCCTGAAGGGAAGGCGCTGCTGTTCGCGGAAGACCCGTTTTCCGCCTACATCCGGATCGTACGACACTTCAGGACCTTCGAGCCCAGTACGGCAGCGATCAGCCCTACGGCCGTCATCGGGACGGGAACGGTTATCCAACCGGGCGCTTTTATCGGTCACCACGTGCGGATCGGAAATAACTGTGTCATTCACGCCAACGTGAGCATCTACGATCATACCGAAATAGGAGACGAGGTGATCATCCATTCCAATACCGTTATTGGTGCCGACGCGTTTTATTTCAAGCGCCGGCCGGAAGGTTACGACAAGATGTACTCCTGCGGCCGCGTTATCATTCACGACCGGGTCGAGATCGGGGCGAACTGTACGATCGACAAGGGTGTTTCCGGCGACACCGTCATCGGTGCCGGCACCAAGATGGACAACATGGTACACGTGGGTCACGATACCGTGATCGGACGCAACTGTCTCTTCGCGGCACAGGTGGGAATCGCCGGCGTGGTGACGATCGAAGACGACGTGATCCTTTGGGGTCAGGTCGGCGTACAAAAGGACCTGACCATCGGGAAAGGCGCGGTCGTACTTGGCAAGTCCGGCGTACCGAAGTCGCTGGAAGGCGGGAAGACCTATTTCGGGAGCCCGACCCAGGAAGCCCGTGACAAGATGCGGGAACTCGCACTGATCAAGCAATTGCCCGAATTGCTGGAACGACTGAAGAATCGCTGA
- a CDS encoding PP2C family protein-serine/threonine phosphatase, with product MEEVRKPSLQKESPETISSELHAKKLQLHWLLQITKAINYDFTTKQLLDVYEHVLSSQLKVEKLALFIKEQDWQCALLYGTDKTFGDIDVAGILNDLNRLRNLETERDRWVNTFETIIPVFHKDQILAYALVGGLENSVIPRRNELIPFIQTITNLIVVAIENHHIAGEKIRQAAMRRDLDLAAQMQSMLFPIALPDNNRYQLCATYLPHQEVGGDYYDFLPINEEEFIFCMADVSGKGIPAALLCSNFQANLHAHVPIIPSLVELVNVLNEKVFRNAKGEKFITFFIGRYNCRTRELQYVNAGHNPPLLLHEKVVLLLTEGSTALGMFEQLPFVHTGKVFIPENAFLHLYTDGVTDVENPAGEEFSTDRLKTFLMERIRRTDIKALHLDLINHLSSFKQQKPYTDDITLLTCWFK from the coding sequence ATGGAAGAAGTCCGCAAACCAAGTCTGCAGAAGGAAAGCCCCGAGACGATCTCCTCGGAATTGCATGCCAAGAAGCTGCAGTTACACTGGTTGTTGCAGATCACCAAAGCGATCAACTACGACTTTACAACCAAGCAATTGCTCGATGTATACGAGCACGTCCTCAGCAGCCAGTTGAAGGTGGAAAAGCTGGCACTCTTCATCAAGGAACAGGATTGGCAATGCGCCTTGCTCTACGGTACGGACAAGACGTTCGGCGATATCGATGTCGCGGGCATTCTGAACGATCTCAACCGGCTGCGAAACCTGGAAACGGAGCGCGACCGTTGGGTCAATACCTTCGAGACGATCATTCCGGTCTTTCATAAGGATCAGATCCTGGCCTACGCGCTGGTCGGCGGGTTGGAGAACAGCGTCATTCCCCGCAGGAATGAACTGATCCCGTTCATCCAGACCATCACGAACCTGATCGTGGTCGCCATCGAGAATCACCACATCGCCGGTGAGAAGATACGGCAGGCTGCCATGCGGCGCGACCTCGACCTTGCTGCGCAGATGCAAAGCATGTTGTTCCCGATCGCCTTGCCGGACAACAACCGCTACCAGCTTTGCGCGACGTATCTCCCGCATCAGGAAGTTGGCGGCGACTACTACGATTTCCTGCCCATCAACGAGGAGGAGTTTATCTTCTGCATGGCGGACGTATCCGGCAAAGGTATTCCGGCCGCATTGCTCTGCTCCAATTTCCAGGCTAACCTCCATGCGCACGTTCCCATCATTCCAAGCCTGGTCGAGTTGGTCAATGTGCTGAATGAAAAAGTGTTCCGGAACGCGAAAGGGGAGAAGTTCATTACGTTTTTCATTGGCCGTTACAATTGCAGAACACGCGAACTGCAATACGTCAATGCCGGCCATAATCCGCCGCTCTTATTGCACGAAAAGGTCGTACTGTTGCTGACCGAAGGCAGTACCGCGCTGGGGATGTTCGAGCAATTGCCCTTCGTGCATACCGGAAAGGTCTTCATACCTGAAAACGCCTTCCTGCATCTTTATACGGACGGTGTGACTGATGTGGAAAATCCGGCTGGAGAAGAATTCAGTACCGACCGCTTGAAAACCTTCCTGATGGAGCGGATCCGCCGTACCGATATCAAGGCGCTGCACCTCGACCTGATCAATCATTTATCCTCGTTCAAGCAGCAGAAGCCGTACACCGACGACATCACCCTGCTGACGTGCTGGTTCAAATGA